Genomic segment of archaeon BMS3Bbin15:
GATATTTCAGAAATATATAAAATTGACCTGCCAATAATGGAACCCGAGATAGTTGATACGCTTATGCCAGAGGTTGAAGAGGAAGTTATTGATATTAATATGGTTCAGAGAATGCATAAGTCAGGAAGAAGGGTTAGATTCAGAGCAATAGTTGCTGTTGGAAATAAGGATGGCTATGTTGGTCTTGGCAAGGGTGTGGCCAGAGAGGTTGGTCCTGCTATAAGAAAGGCAATTAAAAATGCCAAGGTGAATATGATTGAGGTAAAGCGTGGCTGTGGCTCCTGGGAATGTGGCTGTGGCAAACCTCATACAGTTCCTTTTGCCATAACGGGCAGGGCAGGAAGTGTTAGAGCAACATTAATGCCTGCTCCTAGAGGCGTTGGCCTGGTATGTAACGATGTTTCAAAGAAGATACTCATCCTGGCAGGAATCCAGGATGTATGGTCAAAAAGTCTCGGACAGACCAAGACAACAGTAAATAATGCCAGAACCACTTA
This window contains:
- the rpsE gene encoding 30S ribosomal protein S5 translates to MEEPEWLPKTRLGRMVKNGEIKDISEIYKIDLPIMEPEIVDTLMPEVEEEVIDINMVQRMHKSGRRVRFRAIVAVGNKDGYVGLGKGVAREVGPAIRKAIKNAKVNMIEVKRGCGSWECGCGKPHTVPFAITGRAGSVRATLMPAPRGVGLVCNDVSKKILILAGIQDVWSKSLGQTKTTVNNARTTYEALRNTNLVKLQKEKIVSIGIATGKVA